A region from the Salvia splendens isolate huo1 chromosome 15, SspV2, whole genome shotgun sequence genome encodes:
- the LOC121769523 gene encoding histidine--tRNA ligase, cytoplasmic-like — MAAAAGRRTVTLGGKGSSLNSSSIFDVAIGLARVTIDSSALSRRSSSSTSSAAKFSFTIPDYFTEKEARASLILLLNKLLLSSSSSACAQLVEILQQNVLGLDYTIDNVASEDLAVVDYSAAALAGVSAILDHRTSALVSIVDAVAALSCEALRADVSPFNLMDSGDGSTAKDAVAVAADFKVFFNGSKLVNSGKKLSDDSVAEIPSLHGDFRDVSRSLHSRARVQLNSGFGAGSAKVLSMALGNLASCLSYLGINSIRRTDLLLSSSISDVELCSRLSEMIAAKSLRPALEELYASSQTARLEEDYLLFVHKIYELLDVVRNVVSWEATAAFISLGGSEIFGDRIQGDNGSLSEPKIGDNPKADKKSEKKKKVVMGKGTIALMQFIKDRLLGGAAKFDLEKFAQDFQSLLDAESPCFDDLVVKVKEIVETNESRRLPKLPKGTRDFAKEQMAVREKAFKIITEVFKRHGATALDTPLFEMRETLMGKYGEDSKLIYDLADQGGELCSLRYDLTVPFARYVAMNGLTSFKRYQIAKVYRRDNPSKGRYREFYQCDFDFAGQFEKMLPDFEVIKILTELLDELAIGDYEVKLNHRKLLDGMLAICGVPQEKFRTICSSIDKLDKQTFEQVKKEMVEEKGLTEETANKIGSFVENRGSPMELLSKLKQEGSEFLSNSEAELALNELEILFKALLKSKCINKVVFDLSLARGLDYYTGVIFETVFKGGAQVGSIAAGGRYDNLIGMFGTKQVPAVGVSLGIERVFAIMEQLQKDQEIRATETQVLVSILGDDISLGAELASELWDAKLKAEVMVNKRVIKHIDRARGSKIPYMVIVGDQELSKGVVKLKDVAVATEDEVPRTGLVAELQRRLNISP, encoded by the exons atggcggcggcggcaggGCGACGCACGGTGACTCTCGGCGGAAAAGGATCTTCGCTGAACTCATCCTCCATTTTCGACGTGGCGATCGGCTTAGCTCGCGTCACAATTGACTCCTCAGCACTCTCTCGTCGCTCCTCCTCTTCTACCAGCTCCGCCGCAAAGTTCTCTTTTACGATTCCTGATTATTTCACGGAGAAGGAAGCTAGGGCATCTCTAATCCTTCTATTGAATAAGCTGCTgctctcttcctcttcctccgccTGTGCTCAATTGGTGGAAATTCTCCAACAGAATGTTTTAGGTTTGGATTATACAATTGACAATGTCGCATCGGAGGATCTGGCTGTGGTTGATTACTCTGCTGCTGCGCTTGCTGGCGTTTCTGCTATTCTGGATCACCGCACTTCCGCATTGGTCTCTATTGTTGATGCCGTTGCAGCTTTATCGTGCGAGGCGCTGCGAGCTGACGTGTCGCCCTTCAATTTGATGGACTCCGGAGATGGTTCAACGGCGAAGGACGCCGTTGCTGTGGCAGCTGATTTTAAGGTGTTTTTTAACGGTTCAAAGCTGGTTAATTCGGGGAAGAAGCTTTCGGACGATTCCGTGGCGGAGATTCCGTCGCTCCATGGAGATTTCAGGGATGTTTCTCGATCGCTCCACTCGAGAGCTAGAGTTCAGTTGAATTCCGGATTCGGAGCTGGCTCGGCGAAGGTTTTGTCGATGGCATTGGGGAATTTGGCTTCGTGCCTGTCATATTTGGGGATTAATAGCATTCGTCGAACCGATCTTCTTCTCTCCAGTTCCATTTCTGATGTGGAATTGTGTTCTCGTCTCTCGGAAATGATAGCTGCTAAATCCTTGCGCCCTGCTCTGGAGGAGCTGTACGCATCTTCTCAAACTGCTCGTTTGGAAGAAGATTATCTGTTATTCGTCCACAAAATTTATGAATTACTCGACGTGGTGAGGAATGTAGTTTCGTGGGAGGCTACAGCTGCATTCATTTCACTTGGAGGAAGCGAGATTTTTGGCGATAGAATTCAAGGGGACAATGGGAGTTTGAGTGAGCCTAAAATTGGGGATAATCCTAAAGCTGATAAGAAAagcgagaagaagaagaaagttgTTATGGGGAAAGGAACAATTGCTCTCATGCAGTTTATCAAGGACAGGTTGCTCGGGGGAGCTGCAAAATTTGACTTGGAAAAATTCGCTCAGGATTTCCAGTCATTACTGGATGCGGAGAGTCCATGTTTTGATGATCTCGTCGTGAAAGTGAAAGAGATTGTGGAAACTAATGAAAGTCGAAGGCTTCCGAAGCTACCTAAG GGTACCCGTGATTTTGCAAAAGAGCAGATGGCAGTTAGAGAGAAAGCTTTCAAAATTATAACTGAGGTTTTTAAAAGGCATGGCGCGACAGCTTTAGATACCCCGCTTTTTGAAATGAGAGAGACTCTTATGGGAAAGTATGGAGAAGACTCAAAATTGATCTATGACCTTGCCGATCAG GGTGGTGAACTCTGTTCACTCCGATATGACCTGACAGTTCCTTTTGCTCGATATGTTGCTATGAATGGCTTGACATCCTTCAAAAGGTACCAGATAGCAAAAGTTTACAGACGGGACAATCCATCAAAGGGACGATATCGTGAATTCTATCAATGTGACTTTGACTTTGCCGGTCAATTTGAAAAAATGTTGCCAGATTTTGAGGTCATAAAAATCTTGACAGAGTTGCTTGATGAACTAGCTATTGGAGATTACGAG GTGAAGCTAAACCACCGGAAGTTACTTGATGGCATGTTGGCTATCTGTGGGGTGCCACAAGAGAAATTTAGAACTATTTGTTCAAGTATTGACAAGCTAGACAAGCAAACATTTGAGCAGGTTAAAAAGGAAATG GTGGAAGAAAAAGGTTTGACTGAGGAGACAGCCAATAAAATTGGAAGTTTTGTTGAAAATAGAGGATCGCCTATGGAGTTATTGTCCAAGTTAAAACAGGAAGGCAGTGAGTTCTTATCAAACAGTGAAGCAGAGCTTGCATTGAATGAATTGGAGATTTTATTCAAAGCTCTTCTGAAGTCCAAGTGCATAAACAAAGTAGTTTTCGACTTGAGTCTTGCAAGGGGTCTGGATTACTACACTGGAGTCATATTTGAAACTGTTTTTAAAGGAGGTGCACAg GTTGGTTCAATTGCTGCTGGTGGACGCTACGACAATCTTATAGGTATGTTCGGCACAAAGCAGGTTCCTGCTGTTGGAGTCAGCTTAGGAATAGAGAGAGTATTTGCTATCATGGAGCAACTCCAAAAAGACCAG GAAATACGAGCAACTGAAACTCAAGTTCTGGTGAGCATCCTAGGCGACGACATCTCACTAGGCGCCGAACTGGCGAGTGAGCTGTGGGATGCCAAGCTAAAGGCTGAAGTTATGGTGAATAAGAGAGTAATTAAGCACATAGACCGTGCCAGAGGGTCCAAGATACCCTACATGGTGATAGTAGGCGACCAGGAGCTCAGCAAAGGCGTCGTCAAACTGAAAGATGTTGCTGTCGCAACTGAGGACGAAGTCCCAAGAACCGGACTCGTGGCGGAGCTACAGAGACGGTTGAACATCTCACCTTAA